ATCGAAGAAGTAAATAGTAGAAAAATATACTGCACAAAAATATTTAAACACCTAGTTGGTTTTAAAATTACAAATAAAGGAGAAAGACTAAGACTTACTTTCCAAAAGTTTAATAATACTGAAGATTTTCTTTTTTTCAATCTTTTTCCTTTAAAAGAAGATGATAAGTTCTTAGAAATAAGATATAGACATGACATATTAGACAAACCTTTTTTTCTTAAAAAAGAAAATAATAAAACTTATGCAATAAAGAAACTCTATTATATAGAATTTGCTTTTAAAAATGGTTCTATTAAGGCATATGTTCAATCTTTAAGAACACTTCTAAGAAAAAATAAAGAAAACACCGAGTATTATCAATTTAATTTATCACACTTGAAAAAAATGGAAAAAAAAGTATATGAATTTTATAATAAAAAATTAAAAGATGAGGGAGTTATAAATAAATGGATCAAAAAAAACCAATTATAATTACACTTGCAAGTTTAAAAGGAGGGGTTGGGAAAAGCTCACTTTCTATACTTTTTTCTTATGTCTTAAAAGAATTAGGCAAAAAAGTATTATTAATTGATCTTGATCCACAAAATTCTTTAAGTTCCTATTTTAATAGATATATAACTAATATTAAAAAACATAATGTTTATGAATTTTTGAAAGGAAACACCTATTTTGATAAATGTGAAAATAAAATTAATGAATTTATTTCTATAATTCCTTCCCATCCTGTTTTAGAAAAATTTAATACAGATGATATAGATTATAAAGAAATTATTTTAGAATTTAGATTGAATAAAAGTAGTAAAAGTTTTGATTTTGATTATATTATAATAGATACTTCTCCTAGTAAAAATTTTCTTTTAAAGAATGCTTTAAATGTTACAGATCATGTTATAATCCCGGTTCAAGTGGAAAGATGGTCAATAGAAAGCTTTTCTATTTTAAAGGAAACTATCAATAATATTCAAAATATTAAAAATAAAAAATATAATATTTCTATTATAGAAAACCAATTTATTAAAAATAGGAATACCTTAAAGGAGGTTGAAGATGTATTGTATAAAAAATATGGCAGATATATAAAAGGGAAAATTCATTTTTCAAATAGTATAAAAGTTTTTATAAATGATCTTTTAGAGCCTTCTTTGAAAGAAATTTATTATAGGGAAGCTGAAAATGCTTTAAAAAATATACTTTAAATTTATGAAATATTAAGATGATATTTTTGATTTTCAATTTTTTTAATCTTATTTCTATGTCTTTAATTTGTCTTATTCTTTATTGATAAAGAATATTTAAAATGATTTTCTAATAAAGAAAATTTTTAAGATAAAACCTGTAACTTTCAATTAACTATATAATTTAGCGAACTATCTTATTTTTAATTTTTAATCATTATATTATATTATATTATATTTTAATTTTATTATTTTATTTCTTCCTCATATTCTTTGTATATCTTTTGACAAATCTTTAAATATAGAATTTAGTGATATTACAGATATAATTAGTTTAACAAAAAATATTTTGTGCAATAAAACTTCTAGTTAAGATAAAGAAAAAATAGAGAAAATTAGAAAATTAAGTAGTTACTATAAATTTTTTCGCTATGGAATTGAGTTTTCAGATATTTAGGAAGAATTTAATATTGCAATTGAAAATACTATGTGGGAGAAAACCAAATTTGATGAATCTAAATTTTTTTCAAAACACATTCCTAACTACAGAAAATTAAGCATAAAAGAGCAAAATAAAATAAGCAAGAAATATTCAGTAAAAATACTAATCCTTTGAATAGAATGCAATTAAGAAAAACAGTATAAACACTATTAACAATATTTATAAAAGTGATTTTAAATACATTGCTAATGGCGGTAATCCGAATATTTTTAGATGCTTTATTACATTTAATTTAAAATTAATAAGAGAAAAAGTTAATTTAACTTATTTGGTTTCTTTGATTTTTTGGAGTGAATCTAGTTCTAGGTCACTGAGAAAGCATATAGTTGTTAACTATGAGTTTAATTATATTTATTGATTTGAAAATAAAAAAAGATTTGAAGACGTGGATTCTAGTTTTAAATTTATAAGATTTCATATTTGTAATACAAAAACTCCCACATCAAATTTTAAAGTAAAATTCATGATTCATAGCAGTGATAATATTAATGATCTTATAATTTCTTTCTCTATCTTTTTAGCCTTCTATCCTTTTTTTCTTTAAGCCTTTTAGCAAGAAATTTATATTCGCAGCCTTTAGATTCATATGCGCCGCAGTGTTTTATATGGCTTCGTTTAATTATTTTTAATGTAAAAGCATGCAACTGAAAAAATAAGGCTGATTGTTAGTCTTGTTTTTTTGGGAGCTGTATTAGATAGACTATAATGATGTTTTTATTAAAAAAATATGCTTTCTAATTTAAAATTGGATGCAATTGAATGTTGGTGTTTAATAAATTTTTTGTTTTTTGATAGGGGGGTAATTATTGAGTTTTTCATAAAAGTTTTTCTATTAGAGTTTTTTGAATTATTTTTTTTAGATATTCCTTATTTTTCAACTTCAAATTAATGGAGTAATGCTTTAGAAATTAATCATAACAAAAAGAATTTTATGAAAAAGAGTATAAGTATTTTAAATGTATTTTTTATATCATTTTTTTGTTCTTGTGTTTTAGAACCAACCTAGTTCAAAAAACATCAAAACCTAAGTTATAGACCTTGAGCTAATTAAAGGGAATAATGAAAAAAAATATTAAAAAAGAAAAGATATTAAAAATATTTCCCGTATTAAAAAAGAATTTGAGTCAATCCAAATAAAAAAGGAGAGGTTTTTTTGGAAGAAGGGGTTATGTTACATAGGTAAAGTCTGGTAATTTGATGTTTATAAAAGACAGACATAATAATTTAAGTTGAAGATCTTAAAGGGCTTAAATATTCGTATATTTTTTTCACCCATTCGACTTAAAATTCTTTCTTTTTCATTTTGGGATAGCTTTGCTTATTATATTAATGATGATAATTATAAAATATTTGGTGTAAAGGTTTCAATAGCAAAATAGTAGCATTTGAATCAACTGAAGAGTATTAAGAAAAGATACTAAATACTAAGTCAAAAATTTAAAGTTAATTTTTGAAGGAGTGAGTTTTGATTTTGAAAAATATAGAACTGATGGTTTTATTAAAATTCTTTTGAAAGAAACTTAAAAAGAGGTTGGATATGTAAATTTCTATAATTTTGAGGTTTTTAATGATACTTTAATAAATTCTTTAAAACTTTTTATAAAAAGAGTAAATGTGACTATATGTTTGCATATCTTACTATAAAAGATATACAAGCATGTGAGGATAAAACCTATAAAATTGTATTAAATCTGAAACTATTTTAGTATAGGACAAAAAATCAATAAAAAAGAATACAAATGTTCTATATTATAGATCCATTTCTACTTTTTTAAAAAATAATCATTCATCAATAATAAGCTTTAATTTTTCTTTTGATAAATTTGGATACTTGGTAAATATTAGCCTAACAACATCATTGAATAGTACAACAAATTTTTTTAATTTTAACAATTTATTTATCTTTTTGAGCATTGGTGTTATTATAGTATAATAACAGTTTCATATTGTATATGATATAATACGAAATGTAATTTACCTTGAAAAGGTATAGAGTTTTTATGATTAAAATTGGAAAATATATTTTGGCCATAATATCTTTATTTTTCATTATGTCTTGTCATATGTTAGACAGAGAACAAAATGGTTTGAATCGGAGGGAAGGTCTCTACCGAAATCAAGATGAAAATAGTGAAAAATTCGGGAAAAACATCAATAAAGGCATTTCCAATGTAAATCAAGATCAGCTTAATGAGAATGTTGGTAGATTAAATCAGAGAAACATTGATGAACTTGAAACTTTTGTTAAAAAGTCTAAGTA
This window of the Borreliella valaisiana VS116 genome carries:
- a CDS encoding ParA family protein, with protein sequence MDQKKPIIITLASLKGGVGKSSLSILFSYVLKELGKKVLLIDLDPQNSLSSYFNRYITNIKKHNVYEFLKGNTYFDKCENKINEFISIIPSHPVLEKFNTDDIDYKEIILEFRLNKSSKSFDFDYIIIDTSPSKNFLLKNALNVTDHVIIPVQVERWSIESFSILKETINNIQNIKNKKYNISIIENQFIKNRNTLKEVEDVLYKKYGRYIKGKIHFSNSIKVFINDLLEPSLKEIYYREAENALKNIL
- a CDS encoding DUF226 domain-containing protein produces the protein MSSLLEKLRNKKNNIEKRIIFNRIEEVNSRKIYCTKIFKHLVGFKITNKGERLRLTFQKFNNTEDFLFFNLFPLKEDDKFLEIRYRHDILDKPFFLKKENNKTYAIKKLYYIEFAFKNGSIKAYVQSLRTLLRKNKENTEYYQFNLSHLKKMEKKVYEFYNKKLKDEGVINKWIKKNQL